In Mus caroli chromosome 9, CAROLI_EIJ_v1.1, whole genome shotgun sequence, a single window of DNA contains:
- the Stoml1 gene encoding stomatin-like protein 1 yields the protein MLGRSGYRALPLGDFDRFQQSSFGFLGSQKGCLSPEPGGVGPGADAPESWPSCLCHGLVSVLGFLLLLLTFPISGWFALKIVPTYERMIVFRLGRIRNPQGPGMVLLLPFIDSFQRVDLRTRAFNVPPCKLASKDGAVLSVGADVQFRIWDPVLSVMAVKDLNTATRMTAHNAMTKALLRRPLQEIQMEKLKIGDQLLVGGFSQAGAQGRRLSTGQGRVGHGEPDGIPDVVVEMAEADLQALLSKELRPLGAYMSGRLKVKGDLAVVMKLEAVLKALK from the exons ATGCTTGGAAGGTCTGGCTACCGGGCACTGCCCTTAGGGGATTTTGATCGTTTCCAGCAGTCGAGCTTCGGCTTTCTGGGTTCGCAGAAGGGCTGCTTGTCCCCAGAGCCGGGCGGCGTGGGGCCGGGGGCCG ATGCACCGGAGAGCTggccctcctgtctctgtcatgGCCTCGTCAGTGTCCTGGggttcttgctgctgctgctcacctTCCCCATTTCTGGCTGGTTTGCTCTGAAG ATTGTGCCCACCTATGAGAGGATGATTGTGTTTCGACTGGGCCGGATCCGTAACCCCCAGGGGCCTGGCATGGTTCTTCTCCTGCCCTTTATTGACTCCTTCCAGAGGGTGGATCTGAGGACCCGAGCCTTCAACGTTCCTCCTTGCAAG CTGGCCTCTAAGGATGGGGCTGTGCTGTCTGTGGGAGCTGATGTCCAGTTCCGCATCTGGGACCCAGTGCTATCCGTGATGGCTGTGAAGGACCTGAACACAGCTACTCGCATGACAGCCCACAACGCCATGACCAAGGCCCTACTCAGAAGGCCACTGCAGGAGATCCAGATGGAGAAGCTCAAGATCGGTGACCAGCTCCTGGTAGGTGGCTTCTCACAAGCTGGGGCCCAGG GACGCCGCCTCTCAACAGGACAAGGCCGAGTGGGACATGGAGAGCCTGATGGCATCCCTGACGTGGTGGTGGAGATGGCTGAAGCAGACTTGCAGGCCTTGTTGAGCAAGGAACTTCGGCCCTTGGGGGCCTACATGAGTGGGCGGCTGAAGGTGAAGGGTGACCTGGCCGTGGTCATGAAGCTGGAGGCTGTACTCAAGGCCTTAAAGTAG